One part of the candidate division WOR-3 bacterium genome encodes these proteins:
- a CDS encoding PqqD family peptide modification chaperone, giving the protein MKKYYCSDDSVSVRLLGDNSASLFHPDTGARRYLNSTGIFIWRMLDGSNSSKDIENALKDEFDTSEKEDVGKEISEFLESLVSGGFAHSKNASEKVPRREDFIHSGESPKSIDVSVTKKCNLKCKYCFYEREMKTRDDLYINEWSDFYSELKNLAVEEICLSGGEVFVREDIWELIDSVVENNMRYSILTNGTLVNEKSIEEFFKGKRAARLSYMQFSIDGSCEEIHDLSRGQGSFKRAVGGLKLAKEAGLNIAVRLTVNRHNLEDLEDAAKFLLEDLGVHSFSTNDAMPMGAGCWNKEDIALNPFMQVEAIKLLGHLEEKYDSRIVAQAGPLAKWHLYRKMEKMKKYGIKPEPGMDYLTACGCVFSKLAVHHDGTIVPCNMLPDIELGKINRDSVKDIWMNSPVLKKMKERRLVPMSAVQACMDCEWNMFCNGSCPALAGVSAENFILPSMQDCYRKLKEETGAEFFE; this is encoded by the coding sequence TTGAAAAAATACTATTGTTCCGACGATTCAGTTTCAGTAAGGCTTTTGGGAGACAATTCGGCGAGCCTTTTTCATCCGGACACAGGCGCGAGAAGATATCTCAACTCAACCGGAATATTTATCTGGAGAATGCTCGACGGAAGCAACTCTTCAAAAGACATTGAAAATGCGCTGAAGGATGAATTTGACACTTCTGAAAAAGAAGACGTCGGGAAAGAAATATCCGAATTTCTGGAAAGTCTTGTTTCCGGAGGATTCGCACATTCAAAAAACGCCTCTGAAAAGGTTCCAAGAAGAGAAGATTTTATCCATTCCGGTGAATCACCGAAATCTATAGACGTGTCCGTGACAAAAAAGTGCAACCTGAAATGCAAATACTGTTTTTATGAACGGGAGATGAAAACCCGGGATGACTTGTACATAAATGAGTGGTCTGACTTTTATTCTGAATTGAAAAACCTCGCCGTCGAAGAAATTTGCCTAAGCGGAGGGGAGGTTTTTGTAAGAGAAGACATCTGGGAGCTCATTGATTCAGTTGTAGAAAACAACATGAGATATTCGATACTGACAAACGGGACTCTCGTAAACGAAAAAAGCATCGAAGAATTCTTCAAGGGTAAAAGAGCCGCGCGTTTATCTTACATGCAGTTTTCGATAGACGGTTCGTGCGAAGAGATACACGATTTGTCGAGAGGTCAGGGAAGCTTCAAAAGAGCTGTAGGGGGCTTGAAGCTGGCGAAAGAAGCCGGCCTGAACATCGCTGTAAGGCTTACAGTCAACAGGCACAATTTGGAAGATCTCGAAGACGCGGCGAAATTTCTTCTCGAAGACCTTGGCGTTCATTCATTCAGCACCAACGACGCCATGCCGATGGGAGCGGGTTGCTGGAACAAGGAAGACATAGCCCTGAATCCTTTTATGCAGGTCGAAGCCATAAAATTGCTGGGGCACCTGGAAGAAAAATACGACAGTAGAATAGTGGCTCAGGCCGGTCCTCTCGCCAAATGGCACCTTTACAGAAAAATGGAGAAGATGAAAAAATACGGAATAAAACCGGAACCGGGTATGGATTACCTGACCGCCTGCGGATGCGTGTTCAGCAAGCTTGCGGTTCATCATGACGGGACGATAGTTCCCTGCAACATGCTTCCGGACATAGAGCTTGGAAAGATAAACAGAGATTCCGTCAAGGATATATGGATGAATAGTCCGGTCCTGAAAAAGATGAAAGAAAGAAGACTTGTGCCAATGAGTGCCGTTCAAGCCTGTATGGACTGCGAATGGAACATGTTCTGCAACGGCAGTTGTCCTGCCCTGGCCGGTGTGAGCGCAGAAAATTTCATATTGCCAAGTATGCAGGACTGCTACAGGAAACTTAAGGAAGAAACCGGTGCCGAATTCTTCGAGTAA
- a CDS encoding radical SAM protein: protein MPNSSSNTRPLRTIYMYLTGSCNLKCRHCWINPHFEKNAGKCLPWNELKKIIQDAKEIGLSSVKLTGGEPFLHPEILGVIKGLKEMKLGVTIETNGTLIDEEAPELRGTLEIDIIECRDTLDCNLRQILYTDKSSKDGKNGIRIFSS, encoded by the coding sequence GTGCCGAATTCTTCGAGTAACACCCGGCCTCTGAGAACCATATACATGTATTTGACGGGAAGCTGTAACTTAAAATGCAGGCATTGCTGGATAAATCCTCATTTCGAAAAAAATGCCGGAAAATGTCTTCCTTGGAACGAATTAAAGAAGATAATCCAGGACGCAAAGGAAATAGGTCTTTCATCTGTAAAGCTTACCGGAGGCGAACCTTTTCTTCACCCGGAAATACTCGGAGTAATAAAGGGACTGAAAGAAATGAAATTAGGAGTCACGATAGAAACCAACGGCACTCTAATTGATGAAGAGGCACCGGAGCTGCGGGGAACCTTAGAAATTGATATTATTGAATGCCGCGACACGCTGGATTGTAATTTGAGACAGATCCTTTATACGGATAAATCATCAAAAGACGGTAAAAATGGTATTAGAATTTTCTCTTCATAA
- a CDS encoding PD-(D/E)XK nuclease family protein, producing MSRIEIIDFSEDLVKRTAEEILNLGKESSRVYVVFPSKRFEFFLKDEFAKRIKKTCFLPQMKTIDEFAVKLYQLSAPAFTAASEMESSYILYKTVKEIFIDNKIYAGKEDTESFSSFYPWALKIMACVEEILVESEKIPEQNSLYEKFSSLGEYSIEYRSFIENMPKIISGFVKSHEDRMKFTRGMTYRKIRSKSIMNKFELLGAESFVFAGFNALNSSEKLLIRNVLDRYENSLFVLRTERSKKTTALSPFRTAYETVEGLKDICDSNLKEAGKFDYSKILKKIKIYPCSNVEHEMIQIFDALAEYLRENKNGDLTKIGVLLPEPSNLMSFVNNVVARFDLEKEKILFNITLNYPFQRTPLFQLLDTLLKITENIKNGMVPSCLYLDMIRHPYVKLSGHGEDKNLLRVELHRFEELLVEKNILELEVDGKGGFKNIEKWNEPSELFRKINRIYMPRKDENLTELCGRLIECLDIISSEKYSYLFFGDFILSAREALIETSGFFAEYPEAADSGCAKNSANLIRHKLSLVPVRFKGTPLAGIQVMGALEFRNINFDAVFIADCIEGVMPDVSKYDPLLPGDIKELFSMRHYGDWESIYASNFFSVLASAGSVKIFYPEKLGGQVKKRSRFIETLFYESDNDSRENIITKKKLRFSLTPVEKTRSVKKTDEIKEMMLEKGLSPSSFEDYISCPLKFYFKRILKLEERESLEENPDAAEIGTVVHEALKEYYGKKTYDISEMKKILTNIFHKKGIISDEGLGKIRFWAMNRIVTNFLEWDRKNIEENKIEIIALEEEISEEFHCESLKVGFRGKIDRIERSENEIIICDYKSKKSESLFHKNFLQYEAPEFVDLDPDNYRKKFRELNKICKCFQVLVYIRMRSKMGNGIGNINGKYYFLRESSDKIENKVFKEKKTVLEYYNKFNGIFESVLRDIFFNEEFLATPSKKSCSYCSFRNLCEVNKN from the coding sequence TTGTCAAGAATTGAAATCATTGATTTTTCCGAAGACCTTGTAAAAAGAACGGCCGAGGAAATATTGAACCTGGGTAAAGAATCCTCCAGGGTTTATGTTGTTTTTCCATCCAAAAGATTCGAGTTCTTTCTCAAAGATGAATTTGCAAAGAGGATAAAGAAAACCTGTTTTTTGCCTCAAATGAAGACCATAGACGAGTTTGCCGTAAAACTGTATCAACTCTCGGCGCCGGCTTTTACAGCGGCGAGTGAGATGGAATCCTCTTACATTCTATATAAAACAGTTAAAGAAATATTCATAGATAATAAAATTTACGCAGGAAAAGAAGACACTGAAAGCTTTTCCTCGTTCTATCCCTGGGCGCTTAAGATTATGGCGTGTGTCGAAGAGATACTCGTCGAGTCCGAAAAGATCCCGGAGCAAAACAGTCTTTACGAAAAATTCTCTTCACTCGGCGAATACAGCATCGAATACAGAAGTTTTATCGAAAACATGCCGAAAATAATTTCCGGTTTTGTAAAGTCTCACGAAGACAGAATGAAATTTACGAGAGGAATGACTTACAGAAAAATAAGGTCGAAAAGCATAATGAATAAATTTGAATTACTCGGCGCCGAATCCTTTGTCTTTGCGGGTTTCAACGCCTTGAACTCGAGCGAAAAGCTGTTAATCAGGAATGTTCTGGACAGATACGAAAATTCACTTTTTGTTTTGAGAACTGAAAGATCGAAAAAAACGACAGCCCTGTCTCCTTTCAGAACAGCTTATGAAACGGTGGAAGGATTGAAAGACATCTGCGACAGCAATTTGAAAGAAGCCGGTAAGTTCGATTATTCGAAAATCCTGAAAAAAATAAAAATATATCCGTGCTCGAATGTCGAACACGAAATGATACAGATTTTTGACGCTTTGGCTGAATATTTGAGAGAAAATAAAAATGGAGATTTGACAAAAATAGGAGTTTTACTCCCGGAACCTTCGAACCTGATGTCTTTTGTCAATAACGTAGTCGCGAGGTTCGACCTCGAAAAAGAAAAAATACTGTTCAATATAACATTAAATTACCCGTTCCAGAGAACACCTCTGTTCCAGCTATTGGACACCTTGTTGAAGATAACCGAAAATATAAAAAACGGTATGGTGCCATCTTGTCTTTATCTGGATATGATAAGGCATCCATACGTAAAGCTTTCCGGACATGGTGAAGACAAAAACCTTTTGAGGGTGGAATTGCACAGATTCGAAGAGTTGTTGGTGGAAAAAAACATACTTGAGCTGGAAGTTGACGGAAAAGGCGGATTTAAAAACATTGAGAAATGGAACGAACCTTCGGAACTTTTCAGAAAGATCAACAGGATTTATATGCCGCGAAAAGATGAAAATCTCACGGAACTGTGCGGCAGACTGATAGAATGTCTAGATATAATTTCCTCTGAAAAGTATTCTTATTTGTTTTTCGGAGATTTTATCTTGTCTGCGCGGGAAGCTTTGATTGAAACAAGCGGTTTTTTCGCAGAATACCCTGAAGCGGCGGACAGCGGCTGTGCAAAAAACAGCGCTAATCTCATAAGGCACAAACTTTCTCTTGTCCCCGTAAGGTTCAAAGGGACACCCCTGGCGGGAATTCAGGTGATGGGAGCTCTCGAATTCAGGAACATTAACTTTGACGCGGTTTTCATTGCCGATTGCATCGAAGGCGTAATGCCCGATGTTTCTAAATACGATCCTCTTCTGCCGGGCGATATTAAGGAATTATTCTCGATGAGACATTACGGCGACTGGGAAAGTATATACGCGTCGAATTTCTTTTCCGTGCTTGCTTCAGCAGGATCAGTAAAAATATTCTATCCGGAAAAACTCGGTGGACAGGTAAAAAAGCGAAGCAGATTTATCGAGACGCTTTTTTATGAATCAGACAATGATTCCAGGGAGAATATTATAACGAAAAAAAAGCTCCGGTTCTCGCTGACACCGGTTGAAAAAACCCGTAGTGTGAAAAAAACAGACGAGATAAAAGAAATGATGCTTGAAAAAGGTCTGTCTCCGAGCTCTTTCGAAGATTATATTTCCTGCCCGCTTAAATTTTATTTCAAGAGGATTCTCAAACTCGAAGAAAGGGAGTCCCTGGAAGAAAATCCTGACGCCGCTGAGATCGGAACGGTTGTCCACGAGGCTCTGAAGGAATATTACGGTAAAAAAACGTATGACATCTCTGAGATGAAAAAAATTCTGACAAATATTTTCCATAAAAAGGGAATTATTTCCGATGAAGGACTCGGAAAAATAAGATTCTGGGCGATGAATAGAATTGTAACGAATTTTCTCGAGTGGGACAGAAAAAACATCGAGGAAAACAAAATTGAAATAATCGCCTTGGAAGAAGAAATATCGGAAGAATTTCATTGCGAAAGTCTGAAAGTCGGTTTTCGGGGAAAAATAGACAGAATAGAACGATCAGAAAATGAGATTATAATTTGCGATTACAAGTCAAAAAAAAGTGAGTCATTGTTTCATAAAAACTTTTTACAATACGAGGCTCCTGAATTTGTTGATCTTGACCCTGATAATTACAGGAAAAAATTCAGAGAGCTGAATAAAATATGTAAATGTTTTCAGGTGCTTGTTTATATAAGAATGCGGTCTAAAATGGGGAACGGAATCGGGAACATAAACGGGAAGTATTATTTTCTCAGAGAATCTTCGGATAAAATCGAAAATAAAGTTTTTAAAGAAAAAAAGACTGTATTGGAATACTACAATAAATTCAACGGGATATTTGAAAGCGTTCTGAGAGACATCTTTTTTAACGAGGAATTTTTAGCCACACCGTCAAAAAAAAGCTGTTCGTACTGTTCCTTCAGGAATCTCTGCGAAGTGAATAAGAATTAA
- a CDS encoding tetratricopeptide repeat protein: MIFDDIDKLINDSFLRGNQSQSSCLKLLDGERRDVGILFADVNGFTAISEKLDPEKIRLLADKLMQVLTACVKNYGGYVDKYEGDRIMALFGAKKASERDAERAIMSGFEMIDKVATFNRIIKNDDEYRDFNISLRVGINYGLVTTGKIGEKREGDFTVYGDSVNIASRLEERAPLNRILVPNMLADSLTDCFEFEPFGDLKLKGKSKKIETSLIKGIKKCDFRGDKFFNTFVDREKELSDIKETINKSKTTKSGFSEENRFYFIFISGPSGIGKSRLVNELIKSDLNGEEILFGICSMVKKTRFGFVDGLIREKLGINIEDRKEEVEKKISNWIHSCMADERIKHEMIGLFFAKERDVQSYGNSENDFISSRQALVNFIKATAQHAFIKSSSLIVIVEDFHESDESDVSALKSVLDALKFRSEDEHTGSYVFIFTSRDKNHDNFGLSGAVVKKIEMEPLNETYSEKLIDSATGKNIFEDVIKNEIIRKAEGNPLFLVELCKLAKSIKRNDFMENDTFPSSLKSLMLSRLDNFEEEKRILLQVLSVSGEHFENDLIDEVVKTIGFRDETASLLTDLENEGVIYRTEKSVFRFSSMFFRDAVYETLLIENRKIIHKAYAEAMIRKRQNKNEEYCGEICRHYLKTDESERKIEYLEKAGEVFKKRFEILKARKYFGDLDKILRDKIIKDGSYKPLYVKNLLDLSGVQSIIGERESSEANGEISLKIIRENAYKKYEGEALENLARIKLNLNKTNEADVYIEEALEIYKKNKKYVKTVNVESLKGESLFLKNRFVEALDCFTRNLRSARSLKNDEAVIKAYFNMARVYLRMNGFLKSLTYNLKAFQLSEKDNDKLMMSRILPNLGICYRNLDRIDEAFEVYERSLKMAKETGDKKMIATVYGNLSVLYLKNEDFIKYMECLRKQLLLNFELHDKIGMAYALAGFGNYHSFLGKNHEAVVAYNKSAEIASDLSLKILQINSFYNLASLYFKMEKMTEAHEYIEKSEKTASEIGNREWIFMSEIVKRRIEFLTAKNSREKLTSFKETEKMLDTYTNREARAEVLYRLWEFCLTGQGSIGIPMEKTEKYRKEALKLICEINKKKKRKDYEFKLRNLEKGAVIKDKNYYSLY; the protein is encoded by the coding sequence ATGATTTTCGATGACATAGATAAACTGATAAACGATTCTTTTTTACGAGGGAATCAATCACAGTCTTCATGTTTAAAACTTCTGGACGGCGAGAGAAGAGACGTAGGAATACTCTTTGCTGATGTGAATGGATTTACTGCCATATCAGAAAAACTTGATCCTGAAAAAATCAGACTGCTGGCCGACAAACTGATGCAAGTTCTAACCGCATGTGTCAAGAATTACGGCGGATATGTAGATAAATACGAAGGAGACAGGATAATGGCTCTTTTCGGCGCAAAAAAGGCGAGTGAAAGAGATGCCGAGAGAGCCATCATGTCGGGTTTTGAAATGATCGATAAGGTAGCGACGTTCAACAGAATAATAAAAAATGACGATGAGTACAGAGATTTCAACATTTCTTTGAGGGTCGGAATAAATTACGGATTGGTGACCACAGGCAAGATAGGAGAGAAGAGAGAAGGTGATTTCACGGTTTACGGAGATTCAGTAAACATTGCATCTAGACTTGAAGAAAGAGCTCCTTTGAACCGAATACTTGTTCCTAATATGCTTGCGGATTCTTTGACGGACTGTTTTGAATTTGAACCTTTCGGCGATTTAAAACTGAAAGGCAAATCAAAAAAGATTGAGACCAGCTTGATAAAAGGCATAAAAAAATGTGATTTTAGAGGTGATAAATTCTTCAATACTTTTGTCGACAGAGAAAAAGAGCTTTCGGATATAAAAGAAACAATCAATAAATCGAAGACAACGAAGTCCGGTTTCTCAGAAGAAAACAGGTTCTATTTTATTTTCATATCGGGACCTTCCGGAATAGGAAAATCCAGACTAGTAAATGAACTCATCAAATCCGATTTGAATGGAGAAGAAATCCTTTTCGGGATTTGTTCTATGGTGAAAAAAACGCGATTTGGATTTGTCGACGGTCTGATTCGGGAAAAATTGGGTATTAATATAGAAGACAGAAAAGAAGAGGTAGAAAAGAAAATTTCAAATTGGATTCATTCCTGTATGGCGGATGAACGAATAAAACACGAAATGATAGGGCTGTTTTTTGCCAAAGAGAGAGATGTCCAAAGTTACGGAAATTCGGAAAACGATTTTATATCGTCGCGTCAGGCGCTTGTGAATTTTATAAAAGCAACAGCTCAGCACGCTTTTATAAAATCGAGCTCATTGATTGTCATCGTTGAAGATTTCCATGAGTCGGATGAATCCGATGTTTCGGCTTTAAAATCTGTGCTGGATGCTTTGAAATTCAGATCGGAAGACGAACACACGGGTTCGTATGTATTTATATTTACATCGCGCGATAAAAATCATGATAATTTTGGCCTGTCTGGCGCAGTGGTGAAGAAAATCGAAATGGAACCTCTGAATGAGACCTATTCTGAGAAACTGATTGATTCAGCCACAGGTAAAAATATATTTGAAGACGTCATAAAAAACGAGATTATCAGGAAAGCTGAGGGAAATCCGCTTTTTCTGGTTGAATTGTGTAAACTGGCAAAAAGCATCAAAAGAAATGATTTTATGGAAAATGATACTTTTCCGTCGTCCCTGAAGTCCCTCATGCTGTCGAGGCTGGATAATTTCGAAGAAGAAAAGAGAATATTACTTCAGGTGCTTTCAGTTTCAGGCGAGCACTTTGAAAATGATTTGATAGATGAAGTTGTTAAAACCATTGGATTTCGGGATGAAACTGCTTCTTTGTTGACTGATTTGGAGAATGAGGGCGTCATATACCGGACTGAAAAAAGTGTTTTCAGATTTTCCAGTATGTTTTTCAGAGACGCTGTTTATGAAACTCTTCTTATAGAAAACAGAAAGATAATTCATAAGGCTTACGCAGAAGCTATGATAAGAAAACGGCAGAATAAAAATGAAGAATACTGCGGTGAAATTTGCCGCCACTATTTGAAAACAGACGAAAGCGAAAGAAAAATCGAATATCTTGAAAAAGCCGGGGAGGTCTTCAAAAAAAGATTTGAAATCCTCAAGGCACGGAAATATTTCGGGGACCTGGATAAAATTCTCAGAGACAAAATCATAAAGGATGGCAGTTACAAACCCTTGTATGTGAAGAATCTTCTGGATCTGTCCGGAGTCCAGAGCATTATAGGAGAAAGGGAAAGCTCTGAAGCAAACGGTGAAATCTCTCTGAAAATTATAAGAGAAAATGCTTACAAAAAATACGAAGGCGAGGCTCTTGAAAATCTTGCGAGAATCAAACTGAATTTAAACAAGACGAACGAGGCTGATGTTTACATAGAAGAAGCGCTTGAAATTTATAAAAAGAACAAAAAGTATGTAAAAACGGTTAATGTGGAGTCACTTAAAGGTGAATCGCTTTTTTTGAAAAACCGTTTCGTTGAGGCTCTGGATTGCTTCACCAGAAATCTGAGAAGCGCCAGGAGTTTAAAAAATGACGAAGCTGTGATAAAGGCATATTTCAACATGGCCCGTGTTTATTTGAGAATGAACGGGTTCTTGAAATCGCTGACGTATAATTTGAAGGCTTTTCAGCTGTCAGAAAAAGACAACGATAAACTAATGATGTCCAGAATATTGCCGAATTTAGGCATCTGTTACAGGAATCTCGATCGTATTGATGAAGCATTTGAAGTGTACGAGAGAAGTTTGAAAATGGCAAAGGAAACGGGCGACAAAAAAATGATTGCGACTGTTTACGGAAACTTGTCTGTTCTTTATCTTAAAAATGAAGACTTTATAAAGTACATGGAGTGCCTGAGAAAACAGTTACTTCTCAATTTTGAACTTCACGACAAAATCGGCATGGCTTATGCTTTGGCAGGATTTGGGAACTATCACAGTTTTCTTGGAAAAAACCACGAGGCGGTTGTCGCTTACAATAAGAGCGCTGAAATAGCGTCAGATTTAAGTTTAAAAATACTTCAAATAAATTCGTTTTACAATCTTGCATCCTTATATTTCAAGATGGAAAAAATGACCGAAGCGCATGAATATATAGAAAAGTCAGAAAAAACGGCGTCTGAAATTGGAAACCGGGAATGGATTTTCATGTCTGAAATAGTAAAAAGGAGAATTGAATTTTTGACGGCAAAAAACTCCCGGGAGAAATTGACTTCTTTTAAAGAAACGGAGAAAATGCTGGATACTTACACGAACAGAGAAGCGAGAGCTGAAGTGCTTTACAGATTGTGGGAGTTTTGTTTGACGGGACAAGGTTCGATCGGAATTCCAATGGAAAAAACGGAAAAATACAGAAAAGAAGCGTTGAAATTGATATGTGAAATCAACAAAAAAAAGAAAAGGAAAGACTACGAATTCAAATTGAGAAATCTTGAGAAAGGTGCTGTTATAAAGGATAAAAACTACTACAGCCTATACTGA
- a CDS encoding DUF402 domain-containing protein, translating to MKYVIDRNISVSKVKLEPYDITIAYYWQKKPYVLYRWFSNDGSFKADYFNVADSIIITEGKVEWRDLELDVLFYPDGSHEILDADEIPAKIPESLALYIENAKNTIIRDYKEIIYNAMVNSGDISFGLRET from the coding sequence TTGAAATATGTTATTGACAGAAATATATCAGTTTCAAAAGTCAAGCTTGAACCATACGACATAACAATTGCTTATTATTGGCAGAAGAAACCGTATGTTCTCTACAGATGGTTTTCTAACGACGGCAGTTTTAAAGCCGATTATTTCAACGTGGCCGACTCGATCATAATAACGGAAGGGAAAGTAGAGTGGAGAGATCTCGAGCTGGACGTACTTTTCTACCCCGACGGTTCCCACGAAATTCTCGACGCCGATGAAATTCCCGCGAAGATCCCTGAAAGCCTTGCCCTGTACATAGAGAATGCAAAAAACACGATAATAAGAGATTATAAAGAAATAATTTATAACGCCATGGTTAATTCAGGAGATATTTCTTTTGGACTGCGCGAGACTTAA
- a CDS encoding endonuclease V, with product MDCARLKSIQEKLRTRVSLKCFTGKMEFVAGFDCAFEKDMIIGAVVLMKYPECVTVEKKFDIRKAEFPYLPGFLSFREIPALIAAFRKLEIKPDLLIVDGQGILHPRFFGIACHLGVILNKPSIGCAKSRLCGEYEEPETKRGGKSPVILNGKTMGYALRTKDGVKPVLVSPGHMMTPLRAADIVLKLSSYRLPEPVRIADIFSKECKSIRHFL from the coding sequence TTGGACTGCGCGAGACTTAAATCAATTCAGGAAAAACTGCGAACACGTGTGTCTTTAAAATGTTTTACAGGCAAGATGGAATTTGTCGCCGGTTTCGACTGTGCGTTCGAAAAGGATATGATTATCGGAGCGGTGGTGCTGATGAAATATCCTGAATGTGTAACTGTTGAAAAGAAATTCGACATTCGTAAAGCGGAATTTCCATACTTACCCGGATTTTTGTCTTTCAGAGAGATCCCCGCGCTCATAGCGGCTTTCAGAAAACTCGAAATAAAACCCGATCTTTTGATAGTCGACGGACAGGGTATATTACATCCGAGGTTTTTCGGCATCGCCTGTCATCTCGGTGTCATTCTCAATAAACCTTCGATTGGTTGCGCCAAGAGCAGGCTCTGCGGAGAATACGAAGAACCCGAAACGAAAAGGGGCGGTAAAAGCCCGGTCATATTAAACGGAAAGACAATGGGATATGCCTTGAGGACAAAAGATGGCGTAAAACCGGTTCTCGTGTCTCCCGGACACATGATGACTCCTCTCAGGGCGGCTGACATAGTTTTGAAACTGTCTTCATACAGACTTCCGGAACCGGTAAGAATCGCAGATATTTTTTCAAAGGAATGTAAAAGTATCAGACATTTCTTATAA